A window of the Citrus sinensis cultivar Valencia sweet orange chromosome 9, DVS_A1.0, whole genome shotgun sequence genome harbors these coding sequences:
- the LOC102578016 gene encoding cysteine protease Cp precursor (The RefSeq protein has 2 substitutions compared to this genomic sequence) yields MARPVQLVSSVILLLCCAAAASASASSFDDSNPIRLVSSDGLRDFETSVLQVIGQARHALSFARFARRYGKIYESVEEMKLRFATFSKNLDLIRSTNCKGLSYRLGLNKFADWSWEEFQRHRLGAAQNCSATTKGNHKLTADVLPETKDWRESGIVSPVKDQGHCGSCWTFSTTGSLEAAYHQAFGKGISLSEQQLVDCAQAFNNQGCNGGLPSQAFEYIKYNGGLDTEEAYPYTGKDGVCKFSSENVGVQVLDSVNITLGAEDELQHAVGLVRPVSVAFEVVDGFRFYKSGVYSSTKCGNTPMDVNHAVVAVGYGVEDGVPYWLIKNSWGENWGDHGYFKIKMGKNMCGIATCASYPVVA; encoded by the exons ATGGCTCGCCCCGTACAGTTGGTCTCGTCCGTCATCTTGTTGCTTTGCTGCGCTGCCGCAGCATCAGCATCAGCATCAAGCTTCGACGACTCCAATCCGATCAGATTGGTATCATCGGACGGTCTCCGTGACTTCGAGACCTCCGTCCTCCAGGTGATCGGCCAAGCCCGCCATGCTCTCTCCTTTGCCCGTTTTGCTCGCAGGTATGGGAAGATTTACGAGTCCGTTGAGGAGATGAAGCTCCGGTTCGCGACTTTCTCCAAGAACTTGGATTTAATCAGATCTACCAATTGTAAAGGCCTATCTTACAGGCTCGGGTTGAACA AGTTTGCTGACTGGAGCTGGGAAGAGTTCCAAAGGCACAGGTTGGGAGCTGCGCAAAACTGCTCTGCCACTACAAAAGGAAATCACAAGCTTACTGCTGATGTGCTTCCAGAAACG AAAGACTGGAGGGAATCTGGCATAGTAAGCCCAGTTAAAGACCAAGGTCACTGTGGATCTTGCTGGACTTTCAG CACGACTGGATCTCTTGAGGCTGCTTACCACCAGGCCTTTGGAAAGGGTATCTCTTTGTCAGAACAGCAGCTTGTAGACTGTGCCCAAGCTTTCAACAACCAGGGATGCAATGGTGGGTTGCCATCCCAAGCCTTTGAATACATCAAGTACAATGGTGGCCTTGATACTGAGGAAGCATATCCCTACACCGGAAAAGATGGTGTCTGCAAATTCTCATCTGAAAATGTTGGCGTCCAAGTCCTGGACTCAGTCAACATTACCTTG GGTGCTGAAGATGAATTACAGCATGCAGTTGGTCTTGTTCGACCTGTGAGTGTGGCATTTGAAGTAGTAGATGGATTCCGATTTTACAAGAGTGGAGTTTACAGCAGCACTAAATGTGGAAATACTCCCATG GATGTGAACCATGCCGTCGTTGCTGTTGGGTACGGAGTTGAAGATGGTGTTCCATATTGGCTGATTAAGAACTCTTGGGGAGAGAACTGGGGCGATCATGGCTACTTTAAGATGGAGATGGGGAAGAACATGTGTG GTATTGCAACTTGTGCATCATACCCAGTTGT